The following proteins are co-located in the Neisseria sp. Marseille-Q6792 genome:
- a CDS encoding FimV/HubP family polar landmark protein: protein MKNNRQIKLIAASVALAASFQAHAGLGGLNIQSNLDEPFSGSITVTGEEAKALLGGGSVTVSEKGLTAKVHKLGDKAVIAVSSAQAVRDPVLVFRIGAGAQVREYTAILDPVGYSPKTKSALSDGKTHRKTTPTAESQENQNTKALRKTDKKDSANAAVKSAHNGKTHTVRKGETLKQIAAAIRPKHLTLEQVADALLKANPNVSAHGRLRAGSVLHIPNLNRIKAAAPKKIKAEQPKPQTAKPKAETVSMPSEPSKQATVEKPIEKPVEKPVEKPEAKVAALEAKAEKPAVRPEPKPAVSETPASATERQPEPVPAANTAASETAAESAPQEAAASAIDTPTDEIGNAVSEPIAETASEVAAEPVAEPVEQVPAEEETESGLFDGLFDGSYTLLLAGGGAALIALLLLLRLAQSKRARRTEESVPEEELDLDDAADDGIEITFAEVETPATPEPAPKNDVNDTLALGGESEEELSAKQTFDVETDTPSNRIDLDFDSLAAAQNGILSGALTQDEETQKRADADWNKIESTDSVYEPETFNPYNPVKIVIDTPKPESVAQTAENKPETVDTDFYNNLFSNNHIGTEETASAKPAAPSGLAGFLKASSPETILEKTVAEVQTPEELHDFLKVYETDAVAETAPETPDFNATADDLSALLQPSEAPAVEENVTETVAETSDFHTVADDLSALLQPAEAPAVEENVTETVAETPDFNATADDLSALLQPAEAPAVEENVTETVAETPDFHTVADDLSALLQPTEAPVVEEKAAETVAETPDFHTVADDLSALLQPAEAPAVEENVTETVADDLSALLQPFETPDVGETAAETVAEIADFNATADNLSALLQPSEAPAVEKFEAPAIEEKAAETVDKTPDFHTVADDLSALLQPAEAPAVEENAAEITLETPDSNTSEADALPDFLKDGEKETVDWSISLAEENIPNNADTGFTSESVGSDAPSEAKYDLAKMYLEIGDRDAAAETVHELLEEAEGDVLKRAQALAQELGI from the coding sequence TTGAAAAACAACAGACAAATCAAACTGATTGCCGCCTCCGTCGCACTTGCCGCATCCTTTCAAGCACATGCGGGACTGGGCGGGCTGAATATCCAGTCCAACCTTGACGAACCCTTTTCCGGCAGCATTACCGTAACCGGCGAAGAAGCCAAAGCCCTGCTAGGCGGCGGCAGCGTTACCGTTTCCGAAAAAGGCCTGACCGCCAAAGTCCACAAGTTGGGCGACAAAGCCGTCATTGCCGTTTCTTCCGCGCAGGCAGTCCGCGATCCCGTCCTGGTGTTCCGCATCGGTGCAGGCGCGCAGGTACGCGAATACACCGCCATCCTCGATCCTGTCGGCTACTCGCCCAAAACCAAATCTGCACTTTCAGACGGCAAGACACACCGCAAAACCACTCCGACAGCAGAGTCCCAAGAAAATCAAAACACCAAAGCCCTCCGCAAAACCGATAAAAAAGACAGCGCGAACGCAGCCGTCAAATCGGCGCATAACGGCAAAACCCATACCGTCCGCAAAGGCGAAACGCTCAAACAGATTGCCGCCGCCATCCGTCCGAAACACCTGACGCTCGAACAGGTTGCCGATGCGCTACTGAAGGCAAACCCAAATGTTTCCGCACACGGCAGACTGCGTGCGGGCAGCGTGCTTCACATTCCGAATCTGAATAGGATCAAAGCGGCAGCACCCAAAAAAATCAAAGCGGAACAACCCAAACCGCAAACGGCGAAACCCAAAGCCGAAACCGTATCCATGCCATCTGAACCGTCCAAACAGGCAACGGTAGAGAAACCGATAGAGAAACCTGTCGAAAAACCGGTTGAAAAACCTGAAGCAAAAGTTGCCGCGCTCGAAGCAAAAGCGGAAAAACCGGCCGTTCGACCCGAACCCAAACCCGCAGTGTCAGAAACTCCGGCTTCGGCGACAGAACGCCAACCCGAACCTGTACCCGCTGCAAATACTGCCGCATCGGAAACTGCTGCCGAATCCGCCCCTCAAGAAGCCGCCGCTTCTGCCATCGACACGCCGACCGACGAAATCGGCAACGCCGTTTCCGAACCTATTGCGGAAACAGCCAGTGAAGTTGCCGCCGAACCCGTTGCCGAACCTGTCGAACAGGTTCCTGCCGAAGAAGAAACCGAAAGCGGACTGTTTGACGGTCTGTTCGACGGTTCGTACACCTTGCTGCTTGCCGGCGGAGGCGCGGCATTGATTGCCCTGCTGCTGCTTTTGCGCCTTGCCCAATCCAAACGCGCGCGCCGTACCGAAGAATCCGTCCCTGAAGAAGAGCTTGACCTTGACGACGCGGCAGACGACGGCATAGAAATCACCTTTGCCGAAGTCGAAACTCCGGCAACGCCCGAACCCGCTCCGAAAAACGATGTAAACGACACACTTGCCTTAGGTGGGGAATCTGAAGAAGAGTTATCGGCAAAACAAACGTTCGATGTCGAAACCGATACGCCTTCCAACCGCATCGACTTGGATTTCGACAGCCTGGCAGCCGCGCAAAACGGCATTTTGTCCGGCGCACTTACGCAGGATGAAGAAACCCAAAAACGCGCGGATGCCGATTGGAACAAAATCGAATCCACAGACAGCGTGTACGAGCCCGAGACCTTCAACCCGTACAACCCTGTCAAAATCGTCATCGACACGCCCAAACCGGAATCTGTCGCCCAAACTGCCGAAAACAAACCGGAAACCGTCGATACCGATTTCTACAACAACCTGTTCTCAAACAACCATATCGGCACAGAAGAAACAGCTTCCGCAAAACCTGCCGCACCCTCCGGACTGGCAGGCTTCCTGAAGGCTTCCTCGCCCGAAACCATCTTGGAAAAAACAGTTGCCGAAGTCCAAACACCGGAAGAGTTGCACGATTTCCTGAAAGTGTACGAAACCGATGCCGTCGCGGAAACTGCGCCTGAAACGCCCGATTTCAACGCCACCGCAGACGATTTGTCCGCATTGCTTCAGCCTTCTGAAGCACCGGCTGTTGAGGAAAATGTAACGGAAACCGTTGCCGAAACGTCCGACTTCCACACCGTTGCCGACGATTTGTCCGCACTGCTGCAACCTGCTGAAGCACCGGCTGTTGAGGAAAATGTAACGGAAACCGTTGCCGAAACGCCCGATTTCAACGCCACCGCAGACGATTTGTCCGCATTGCTTCAGCCTGCTGAAGCACCGGCTGTTGAGGAAAATGTAACGGAAACTGTTGCCGAAACGCCCGACTTCCACACCGTTGCCGACGATTTGTCTGCATTACTTCAACCTACCGAAGCACCAGTCGTTGAGGAAAAAGCGGCGGAAACCGTTGCCGAAACGCCCGACTTCCACACCGTTGCCGACGATTTGTCTGCACTGTTGCAACCTGCTGAAGCACCGGCTGTTGAGGAAAATGTAACGGAAACCGTTGCCGATGATTTGTCCGCGCTGCTGCAACCGTTTGAAACGCCTGACGTTGGGGAAACCGCAGCAGAAACCGTTGCCGAAATAGCTGATTTCAACGCCACCGCAGACAATTTATCCGCATTGCTTCAGCCTTCTGAAGCACCGGCCGTTGAGAAATTTGAAGCACCGGCTATTGAAGAAAAAGCAGCGGAAACCGTTGATAAAACGCCCGACTTCCACACCGTTGCCGACGATTTGTCCGCGCTGCTGCAACCTGCTGAAGCACCGGCCGTTGAGGAAAATGCAGCGGAAATCACTTTGGAAACGCCTGATTCCAACACCTCTGAAGCAGACGCTTTGCCCGACTTCCTGAAAGACGGGGAAAAAGAAACGGTAGATTGGAGCATTTCCCTTGCGGAAGAGAATATCCCAAATAATGCAGATACCGGTTTCACTTCGGAATCTGTGGGTTCTGACGCACCGTCCGAAGCGAAATACGACCTTGCCAAAATGTATCTCGAAATCGGTGACCGCGATGCCGCTGCCGAGACAGTGCATGAATTGCTGGAAGAAGCGGAAGGCGACGTACTCAAACGTGCCCAAGCATTGGCGCAGGAATTGGGTATTTGA
- the gloA gene encoding lactoylglutathione lyase: MRLLHTMLRVGNLEKSLDFYQNVLGMKLLRRKDYPEGRFTLAFVGYGDETDSTVLELTHNWDTERYNLGNAYGHIAIEVDDAYEACERVKRQGGNVVREAGPMKHGTTVIAFVEDPDGYKIEFIQKKSGDDSVAYQTA, translated from the coding sequence ATGCGCTTACTCCATACTATGCTCCGCGTGGGCAATCTCGAAAAATCCCTCGATTTCTACCAAAATGTTTTGGGTATGAAACTGCTCCGCCGAAAAGATTATCCCGAGGGCAGGTTTACCCTTGCCTTCGTCGGTTACGGCGACGAAACCGACAGCACGGTTTTGGAACTGACGCACAACTGGGATACGGAACGATACAACTTGGGCAACGCTTACGGACACATCGCGATTGAAGTGGACGATGCCTACGAAGCCTGCGAACGTGTGAAGCGGCAGGGCGGAAACGTCGTCCGCGAAGCCGGTCCGATGAAACACGGCACAACTGTGATAGCCTTCGTCGAAGACCCCGACGGATACAAAATCGAGTTCATTCAAAAGAAAAGCGGCGACGATTCGGTTGCCTATCAAACTGCCTGA
- the lapB gene encoding lipopolysaccharide assembly protein LapB: MDNELWIILLPIILLPVFFAMGWFAARVDMKTVLKQAKSIPSGFYKSLDALVDRNSGRAARELAEVIDQQPQSYDLNLTLGKLYRQRGENDKAINMHQTLLDSPDTTRAKRARVLFELAQNYQSAGLVDRAEQIFLSLQDGEMAREARQHLLNIYQQDRDWEKAIETAQLLSHDEQTYQFEIAQFYCELAQASLFKSNFDVARFNVGKALEANKRCTRANMILGDIEYRQGNFPASVEAYAAIEQQNHAYLSMVGEKLYDAYAAQGKLEEGLNRLIGYMQTFPELDLINVVYEKSLLLRGEKEAAQTAIELVRRKPDLNGVYRLLGLRISDMDPTWKADADMMRSVIGRQLQRSVMYRCRNCHFKSQVFFWHCPACNKWQTFTPNKIEV; this comes from the coding sequence ATGGACAATGAATTGTGGATTATCCTGCTGCCGATTATCCTTTTGCCCGTTTTCTTCGCGATGGGCTGGTTTGCCGCCCGTGTGGATATGAAGACTGTATTAAAGCAGGCAAAAAGCATACCGTCGGGATTTTATAAAAGTCTGGATGCACTGGTTGACCGCAACAGCGGACGTGCCGCCAGGGAATTGGCAGAGGTCATCGATCAGCAGCCTCAGTCATACGACCTGAACCTCACCCTAGGCAAGCTTTACCGTCAGCGTGGCGAAAACGACAAAGCCATCAATATGCACCAAACATTGCTTGACTCTCCCGATACAACCAGAGCCAAGCGTGCGCGCGTATTATTTGAATTGGCGCAAAACTATCAAAGTGCGGGGTTGGTTGACCGTGCCGAACAGATTTTCCTCAGTCTGCAAGACGGTGAAATGGCGCGTGAAGCCAGACAGCACCTGCTCAATATCTACCAGCAGGACAGGGATTGGGAAAAAGCGATTGAAACCGCCCAACTTCTCAGTCACGACGAACAGACATATCAGTTTGAAATCGCACAGTTTTATTGCGAACTTGCACAGGCTTCATTGTTTAAGTCCAATTTTGATGTTGCACGTTTTAATGTCGGTAAAGCCCTTGAGGCCAACAAAAGATGTACCCGTGCCAATATGATTTTAGGCGACATTGAATACAGGCAGGGCAATTTTCCTGCATCGGTTGAAGCGTATGCCGCCATCGAGCAGCAAAATCATGCCTATTTGAGCATGGTCGGAGAGAAACTTTATGACGCTTATGCGGCGCAAGGAAAGCTTGAAGAAGGATTAAATCGCCTGATAGGGTATATGCAGACCTTCCCGGAACTTGATTTGATTAACGTCGTGTACGAGAAATCCTTATTGCTCAGGGGGGAGAAAGAGGCTGCACAAACTGCTATCGAGCTTGTTCGGCGCAAACCGGACTTGAACGGTGTTTACCGCCTGCTCGGTTTAAGAATCAGCGATATGGATCCGACTTGGAAAGCCGATGCCGATATGATGCGTTCGGTTATCGGACGGCAGCTACAGCGAAGCGTGATGTACCGGTGCCGAAACTGCCACTTCAAATCACAAGTCTTTTTCTGGCACTGTCCTGCCTGCAATAAATGGCAGACGTTTACGCCAAACAAAATCGAGGTTTAA
- a CDS encoding lipopolysaccharide assembly protein LapA domain-containing protein — protein sequence MKLIYTFIKIIILLLFLLLAVINTDAVTFSYLPGQSVNLPLIVILFGAFVVGIVFGMFALFGRLLSLRGENGRLRAEVKKNARLTGKELTAPPAQNAPESAKQP from the coding sequence ATGAAACTTATCTATACCTTCATCAAAATCATTATCCTGCTGCTCTTCCTGCTGCTTGCCGTTATTAATACAGATGCGGTTACCTTTTCCTATCTTCCGGGGCAGAGTGTTAATCTGCCGCTGATTGTCATATTGTTTGGCGCATTTGTAGTCGGTATTGTTTTTGGAATGTTTGCCTTGTTCGGACGGTTGTTGTCGTTACGTGGCGAGAACGGCAGGTTGCGTGCCGAAGTAAAGAAAAATGCGCGTTTGACGGGGAAAGAGCTGACCGCGCCACCGGCGCAAAATGCGCCCGAATCTGCCAAACAGCCTTGA